The following coding sequences are from one Candidatus Limnocylindrales bacterium window:
- a CDS encoding DUF4412 domain-containing protein produces the protein MFQRRIFNLVGIVLGMILWSSTTLTLVYSGNEQPAPSNHSTTSTASTASPVAQGSGEFEGVITMKMNVENRKETMEMIYFLKDRHIRIETKAANTPEGQAVMLWDLEAAKMTTLIPSKQMYMTLDLKETVESLKGVTKDKEPATEEPIKFPKLTPTGKQETIAGYPCEHWLMGDQQEIDICVAKGLGYFGMGNPMGRGGNLLKNLIFDPKLLTAAAAHPEWVKFLQGGAFPLKLTKQEDGKTRMTLEVTKIERKSLSDALFTVPPGYKEFNMQNIMGNKLPIQPKR, from the coding sequence ATGTTTCAAAGAAGGATCTTTAACCTGGTCGGGATAGTCTTAGGGATGATTTTATGGAGTAGTACAACCCTAACCCTTGTTTATAGCGGGAATGAGCAACCGGCCCCGTCAAATCATTCTACAACCTCAACCGCTTCAACGGCTTCTCCGGTAGCCCAGGGTAGTGGAGAATTTGAGGGAGTCATCACCATGAAGATGAATGTCGAGAACCGAAAAGAGACAATGGAGATGATCTACTTCCTTAAAGATCGGCATATTCGCATTGAGACGAAAGCCGCTAACACGCCAGAAGGACAGGCCGTGATGCTGTGGGATTTAGAAGCAGCAAAAATGACCACCTTGATCCCATCAAAGCAAATGTACATGACCCTAGATTTGAAGGAAACAGTTGAAAGCCTGAAAGGAGTGACCAAGGATAAGGAACCTGCCACCGAGGAGCCGATAAAGTTCCCCAAGCTTACCCCTACGGGCAAACAAGAAACAATTGCCGGTTATCCGTGTGAACACTGGTTGATGGGAGATCAACAAGAGATAGATATATGTGTGGCTAAAGGACTGGGTTATTTCGGAATGGGGAACCCCATGGGAAGGGGCGGGAATTTGCTGAAGAATTTGATATTTGATCCCAAACTTCTCACGGCAGCGGCTGCCCATCCAGAATGGGTGAAGTTTCTCCAGGGTGGTGCCTTTCCTTTAAAACTCACCAAACAGGAGGATGGAAAGACCAGGATGACCCTGGAAGTAACCAAAATCGAACGAAAATCACTCAGTGATGCCCTCTTTACCGTCCCACCGGGTTATAAAGAATTCAATATGCAGAATATCATGGGTAATAAATTGCCGATACAACCAAAGCGGTAA
- a CDS encoding non-heme iron oxygenase ferredoxin subunit produces the protein MARFIKVAKITDLGPGEKMRVKYEDEPVGLFNLEGKFYAISDVCTHDGGPLVDGKLEGEYIICPRHGARFNVKTGEETLPAYAPVPLYEVKIIDEDIWIAPKE, from the coding sequence ATGGCCAGATTCATCAAAGTGGCGAAGATTACAGATCTCGGACCGGGAGAGAAAATGCGGGTAAAGTACGAAGATGAACCCGTAGGATTGTTTAATCTTGAAGGGAAGTTCTATGCCATTTCAGATGTCTGTACCCATGACGGTGGACCCCTGGTAGATGGGAAATTGGAAGGTGAGTATATCATCTGTCCCCGCCATGGGGCTCGTTTCAATGTTAAAACAGGTGAGGAGACGCTCCCGGCTTATGCTCCTGTACCTCTCTACGAAGTCAAGATAATAGATGAAGATATCTGGATTGCTCCCAAGGAGTGA
- a CDS encoding ABC transporter ATP-binding protein, which yields MVKNSGIQVKNLVKSFQKGAVQACKNVNLDIAEGELMVLLGPSGCGKTTTLRCIAGLESPDNDDAIWIKGRNVTRLPPKDRNLAFVFQDITLFPHLNVRKNISFGLDMRKTCSKEEIDRRVREAARLLHLEELLDRKPNQLSGGQAQRVALGRAIVMEPDAFLMDEPLANLDAALRIEMRTEIKRIQRKLSTSTIFVTHDQEEALTLGDTIAVMKDGVIQQVGTPYQIYHQPANIFVGTFIGAPPINLFPCSIQSRGTEMMATSDLFYLPIPEAIAKNLSLSSQNLTLGIRPEFVAIGPKWENSFPARVTLLEPLGSRTLIFLEAKGKEIRSVVQGEAPVAEGEAVHVTFQMERAFFFNSTGQRI from the coding sequence TTGGTAAAAAATTCAGGTATTCAAGTAAAAAATCTGGTTAAGTCTTTTCAAAAAGGCGCCGTTCAGGCCTGTAAAAATGTGAATCTGGACATTGCTGAAGGGGAACTTATGGTATTGTTAGGCCCCTCCGGGTGTGGTAAAACCACGACCCTGCGTTGTATTGCAGGGCTTGAGAGTCCGGATAATGACGATGCCATCTGGATTAAAGGTCGGAATGTAACCCGATTACCTCCCAAAGACCGAAATCTGGCTTTTGTTTTCCAGGATATTACCCTTTTTCCCCATCTTAACGTGCGAAAAAATATCTCCTTTGGATTGGACATGCGTAAAACCTGCAGTAAGGAAGAAATTGACAGGCGGGTTCGGGAAGCAGCCCGGCTCCTTCATCTCGAAGAGCTTCTGGATCGAAAACCCAACCAGCTTTCTGGAGGACAGGCTCAGCGCGTAGCCTTGGGTCGGGCCATTGTTATGGAGCCCGATGCCTTTCTCATGGATGAACCCCTGGCCAACCTGGATGCAGCTCTACGGATAGAGATGCGAACGGAGATCAAGCGTATTCAACGAAAACTCTCGACCTCCACTATTTTTGTCACCCACGATCAAGAAGAAGCTCTAACCTTGGGGGATACCATTGCCGTCATGAAGGATGGGGTCATTCAACAGGTAGGAACTCCCTACCAAATTTACCACCAACCGGCCAACATCTTTGTGGGAACTTTTATTGGAGCTCCTCCCATCAACCTCTTTCCCTGTTCGATCCAGTCCAGGGGAACCGAAATGATGGCTACCTCCGATCTTTTTTATCTCCCTATTCCTGAAGCTATAGCTAAAAACCTTTCGTTGAGTTCCCAAAATCTCACCTTAGGAATACGCCCCGAGTTTGTCGCGATAGGTCCTAAGTGGGAGAATTCCTTTCCGGCCCGTGTGACCCTCCTCGAGCCCCTGGGAAGCCGAACCCTCATCTTCCTGGAAGCCAAAGGTAAGGAGATTCGATCGGTCGTTCAAGGGGAAGCTCCCGTTGCCGAAGGCGAAGCGGTACACGTAACCTTTCAAATGGAACGGGCCTTTTTCTTCAATAGTACCGGCCAGCGAATTTGA
- a CDS encoding carbohydrate ABC transporter permease, giving the protein MAYVTDRSSFVHKTLAYAGLILVLSIILIPYSYIALTAFKAPGEVFEVEWFPQEWSLEAWRYTFKTVEFQKYIFNSFIAGLGAAILSLFIAVPGAYIFGRKQFRGKEIFFYIITVALLFPYVLLIVPITITWIRIGLYDTLPGLWIAYQIFIIPFALWILRGFFAELPPSLEECAMVYGCTQFQAFYRVMLPLARPVIVSLLFMTFLIGWSDFLFSNMLTTGEGPRTASVILYVTAVGGERVEWEVLMVMTLMAGIPPVLLYILAQKQLMKTFAVRRR; this is encoded by the coding sequence ATGGCCTATGTAACCGACCGCTCTTCCTTCGTACATAAAACCCTGGCCTATGCGGGGCTTATTTTAGTTCTTTCTATCATTCTTATTCCTTACTCCTATATTGCCCTTACCGCCTTTAAAGCTCCTGGAGAAGTCTTTGAAGTCGAATGGTTTCCTCAAGAATGGAGTCTGGAAGCCTGGCGATATACGTTTAAAACGGTTGAGTTCCAGAAATATATCTTCAACAGCTTCATAGCAGGACTGGGAGCTGCGATCTTATCCCTTTTTATTGCAGTACCTGGGGCCTATATTTTCGGACGGAAGCAGTTTCGGGGGAAGGAAATATTTTTTTATATCATAACGGTGGCCTTACTCTTCCCCTATGTCCTGTTGATTGTACCGATTACTATTACCTGGATTCGGATAGGTCTTTATGATACCTTGCCGGGATTATGGATTGCCTATCAGATCTTTATTATCCCCTTTGCTCTCTGGATTTTACGTGGATTCTTTGCAGAATTACCTCCTTCTTTGGAAGAGTGTGCTATGGTTTACGGCTGTACCCAGTTTCAGGCCTTCTACCGGGTTATGCTTCCCCTGGCCAGGCCCGTGATCGTCTCGTTGTTGTTTATGACCTTTCTTATTGGATGGAGTGATTTTCTATTTTCCAACATGCTAACCACTGGTGAAGGACCCAGAACTGCTTCTGTTATCCTCTACGTCACAGCGGTAGGGGGAGAACGGGTGGAATGGGAAGTTTTGATGGTGATGACCCTGATGGCCGGGATTCCACCGGTACTTCTTTACATTCTAGCCCAGAAACAACTCATGAAAACCTTTGCCGTGAGGCGGCGTTAA
- a CDS encoding sugar ABC transporter permease, with protein MIDTKPRTRETQFVSTREVSLWGRMLQGDTWLIILFLLPTLAFLIFLLWLPFLQGIWMSFHNWPFIGKPKWVGLQNYRDFIMASYFWTTIRATLIYSLSTVFQLGIALIAALALNQKFIPLKGIWWGIMLMPYAMPPVVTGAIWMYLLDPNLGMVTHYLIKLGILSEPVYWASDPTWAKWVITLVVSWTFWPFMFLIILSALQSIPESYYELAEVYGANLWQRFRTVTWPHIRGAVLAAFIIRIVWNLEKIDQPFQLTGGGPGYETSVLSVLTYRFAFLSGDFGMAFTVGLFLIAFMVILMIPFLRRFQTLVTQAGKKG; from the coding sequence ATGATCGATACAAAACCTCGTACGCGCGAAACCCAGTTCGTTTCTACCCGGGAAGTCAGCCTGTGGGGAAGAATGCTTCAAGGGGATACCTGGCTTATTATTCTCTTTTTATTGCCTACGCTGGCTTTCTTGATCTTTCTCCTGTGGTTACCGTTTCTTCAAGGGATCTGGATGAGTTTCCACAACTGGCCCTTTATCGGTAAACCGAAGTGGGTTGGACTCCAAAATTACCGGGATTTTATAATGGCAAGTTATTTCTGGACTACTATCCGGGCTACTCTGATCTACTCCCTCAGTACGGTTTTTCAATTAGGAATTGCTCTGATTGCTGCCCTGGCTTTGAATCAAAAATTTATCCCCCTTAAAGGAATCTGGTGGGGTATCATGCTGATGCCCTATGCCATGCCGCCGGTGGTGACCGGGGCTATCTGGATGTACCTGTTGGATCCCAATCTGGGTATGGTCACGCACTACCTTATAAAACTGGGTATTCTCTCCGAGCCTGTTTACTGGGCTTCAGATCCCACCTGGGCAAAGTGGGTCATTACTCTGGTTGTTTCCTGGACGTTCTGGCCCTTCATGTTCCTTATTATTCTATCTGCCCTTCAATCTATTCCAGAGAGCTACTACGAACTGGCCGAAGTTTACGGAGCCAACCTCTGGCAACGATTTCGCACCGTAACCTGGCCCCATATTCGAGGAGCTGTCCTGGCAGCCTTTATCATCCGCATCGTCTGGAATCTGGAGAAGATCGATCAACCCTTTCAGCTTACCGGGGGAGGCCCGGGGTATGAAACCAGTGTTTTAAGTGTTCTGACCTATCGGTTTGCATTCTTATCAGGCGATTTCGGAATGGCTTTTACTGTGGGTCTTTTCCTGATCGCCTTCATGGTGATCCTCATGATACCTTTCCTGAGACGGTTCCAGACTCTAGTAACCCAGGCCGGAAAGAAGGGGTAG